A DNA window from Jaculus jaculus isolate mJacJac1 chromosome 1, mJacJac1.mat.Y.cur, whole genome shotgun sequence contains the following coding sequences:
- the Snx15 gene encoding sorting nexin-15: MSRQAKDDFLRQYTVSDPRTHPKGYTEYKVTAQFISKKDPEDIKEVVVWKRYSDFRKLHGDLAYTHRNLFRRLEEFPTFPRAQVFGRFEASVIEERRKGAEDLLRFTVPIPALNNSPQLKEFFRGGEVTRPSERPRDQQHTLPPPLIPTPPLDELRLPRPLPVERRGMEELEVPGDLPPSSPAQEALDLLFSCGSTEEASGSPARGPLSEAELALFDPYSKEEGVGPSPTHTSELAAMEVESKRLDQEPWEPGGQEEEEEEEGESTPAYLRQATELITQALQDEKAGAYAAALQGYRDGVHILLQGAPGDPCAARREGVKKKAAEYLKRAEILHAHLP, encoded by the exons ATGTCCCGCCAGGCAAAGGATGACTTCTTGCGACAGTACACGGTCTCCGACCCCAGGACGCACCCCAAAGGCTACACGGAGTATAAAGTAACAGCGCAG TTCATCTCTAAGAAGGACCCCGAGGATATCAAAGAG GTGGTGGTCTGGAAGCGGTACAGTGACTTCCGAAAGCTGCATGGAGACTTGGCCTATACTCACCGCAACCTCTTTCGCCGCCTGGAGGAGTTCCCGACTTTCCCCCGTGCTCAGGTGTTTG GCCGATTTGAAGCCTCCGTGATTGAGGAGCGGCGGAAGGGTGCAGAAGACTTGCTGCGCTTCACAGTGCCCATACCTGCGCTCAACAACAGCCCCCAACTCAAGGAGTTCTTCCGG GGTGGAGAGGTAACCAGGCCCTCTGAGAGGCCCAGGGACCAGCAGCACACCCTGCCACCTCCTCTGATCCCTACACCCCCTCTTGATGAGCTTCGGCTGCCTCGGCCACTCCCTGTGGAAAGGAGGGGCATGGAGGAGTTGGAGGTGCCAG GGGACCTCCCACCATCCAGCCCTGCCCAGGAGGCTTTGGATCTTCTCTTTAGCTGCGGCAGCACTGAAGAGGCCTCTGGTTCCCCTGCCAGAGGCCCCCTCTCTGAGGCTGAGCTCGCCCTCTTTGACCCCTACTCCAAGGAGG AAGGTGTGGGCCCCAGCCCTACCCACACAAGTGAACTGGCAGCCATGGAGGTAGAGTCCAAAAGGCTGGACCAGGAGCCCTGGGAACcaggagggcaggaggaggaagaggaggaagaaggagagtcCACCCCTGCCTATCTGAGACAGGCCACGGAGCTCATCACCCAGGCCCTACAGGATGAAAAGGCAGGGGCCTATGCTGCTGCACTCCAGGGCTACCGAGATGGGGTACACATCCTGCTTCAGGGGGCCCCAG GTGACCCGTGCGCTGCCCGCCGGGAAGGGGTGAAGAAGAAGGCTGCTGAGTACCTGAAGCGGGCAGAGATCCTTCACGCGCACCTGCCCTAG
- the Sac3d1 gene encoding SAC3 domain-containing protein 1 isoform X1 has protein sequence MGGVRGQFVERRRRGRTSTQGVSVGRVGRDCLFRPPLASPQNAAPGASDAECPPSPYSPPMSGCELPLGICPDMCPAAERAQRERERRLHRFEVVPGYGGHPPRADPLRAVKEYSRPAAGKPRPPPSQLRPPSVLLATVRYLAGEVAESADASRAEVAGFVADRLRAVRLDLSLQGARDTEAAAVLEAALATLLAVVARLGPEKARGAADPVLLQTQVQEGFGSLRRCYAQGIGPHPRQAAFQGLFLLYNLDSEEALHEVLQLPATLRACSPLRTALAVAAAFREGNAARLFRLLRTLPYLPSCAVQGHLSHARRAALARLSQALSTPKGQTLSLGFIVHLLALDGSHEARELCQAHGLSLDGKDRVVFLRGSYSEKGLPPASTCHLLVGSKLRGRTLEEVVMAEEEEEDMLRPGSPA, from the exons ATGGGAGGCGTTAGGGGTCAATTCGTGGAACGGCGCAGGCGCGGCCGGACTAGCACGCAGGGTGTTTCCGTTGGCCGGGTTGGACGCGATTG TCTCTTCCGGCCTCCGCTTGCCTCTCCGCAGAATGCCGCGCCTGGTGCCAGCGATGCTGAGTGCCCACCCTCTCCCTACAGCCCACCCATGTCCGGCTGCGAGCTGCCCCTGGGCATATGCCCGGACATGTGCCCGGCCGCCGAGCGCGCCCAACGTGAAAGGGAACGTCGCTTGCACCGCTTCGAGGTGGTGCCGGGCTACGGCGGGCATCCGCCCCGCGCCGACCCGCTGCGCGCCGTGAAGGAGTACAGCCGGCCGGCCGCGGGCAAGCCCCGGCCCCCGCCCAGCCAGCTGCGTCCGCCCTCCGTGCTGCTGGCCACCGTGCGCTACCTGGCCGGCGAGGTCGCCGAGAGCGCCGACGCGTCGCGCGCCGAGGTGGCGGGCTTCGTGGCGGACCGCCTGCGCGCGGTGCGGCTGGATCTGTCCCTGCAGGGCGCGCGCGACACCGAGGCGGCCGCTGTGCTGGAGGCCGCGCTGGCCACGctgctggccgtggtggcgcggCTGGGGCCGGAAAAGGCGCGCGGGGCCGCCGACCCGGTGCTGCTGCAGACCCAGGTGCAGGAGGGCTTTGGCTCGCTACGGCGCTGTTACGCACAGGGCATTGGACCGCACCCGCGCCAGGCCGCTTTCCAGGGCCTCTTCTTGCTCTATAACTTGG ACTCTGAGGAGGCCTTACATGAGGTTCTACAGCTGCCCGCCACCCTGCGAGCCTGCTCGCCCCTGCGCACCGCCCTGGCTGTTGCTGCAGCCTTCCGTGAAGGCAACGCTGCCCGCCTGTTCCGTCTGCTTCGAACCCTGCCCTACCTACCAAGCTGCGCAGTGCAGGGCCACCTGAGTCATGCCCGCAGGGCAGCCCTGGCCCGACTCTCCCAGGCCCTGAGCACCCCCAAAGGACAGACCTTGTCTCTGGGCTTCATAGTGCATCTACTGGCCCTGGATGGATCCCATGAAGCACGGGAGCTGTGTCAGGCCCATGGGCTGTCCTTGGACGGAAAAGACAGAGTTGTGTTCTTAAGAGGTAGCTACTCTGAAAAAGGGTTGCCACCAGCCAGTACCTGCCACTTGTTAGTGGGGAGCAAGCTGCGAGGGCGAACACTGGAGGAGGTGGTCAtggcagaagaggaagaagaggatatGCTCAGGCCTGGGTCCCCAGCCTGA
- the Sac3d1 gene encoding SAC3 domain-containing protein 1 isoform X2, with translation MSGCELPLGICPDMCPAAERAQRERERRLHRFEVVPGYGGHPPRADPLRAVKEYSRPAAGKPRPPPSQLRPPSVLLATVRYLAGEVAESADASRAEVAGFVADRLRAVRLDLSLQGARDTEAAAVLEAALATLLAVVARLGPEKARGAADPVLLQTQVQEGFGSLRRCYAQGIGPHPRQAAFQGLFLLYNLDSEEALHEVLQLPATLRACSPLRTALAVAAAFREGNAARLFRLLRTLPYLPSCAVQGHLSHARRAALARLSQALSTPKGQTLSLGFIVHLLALDGSHEARELCQAHGLSLDGKDRVVFLRGSYSEKGLPPASTCHLLVGSKLRGRTLEEVVMAEEEEEDMLRPGSPA, from the exons ATGTCCGGCTGCGAGCTGCCCCTGGGCATATGCCCGGACATGTGCCCGGCCGCCGAGCGCGCCCAACGTGAAAGGGAACGTCGCTTGCACCGCTTCGAGGTGGTGCCGGGCTACGGCGGGCATCCGCCCCGCGCCGACCCGCTGCGCGCCGTGAAGGAGTACAGCCGGCCGGCCGCGGGCAAGCCCCGGCCCCCGCCCAGCCAGCTGCGTCCGCCCTCCGTGCTGCTGGCCACCGTGCGCTACCTGGCCGGCGAGGTCGCCGAGAGCGCCGACGCGTCGCGCGCCGAGGTGGCGGGCTTCGTGGCGGACCGCCTGCGCGCGGTGCGGCTGGATCTGTCCCTGCAGGGCGCGCGCGACACCGAGGCGGCCGCTGTGCTGGAGGCCGCGCTGGCCACGctgctggccgtggtggcgcggCTGGGGCCGGAAAAGGCGCGCGGGGCCGCCGACCCGGTGCTGCTGCAGACCCAGGTGCAGGAGGGCTTTGGCTCGCTACGGCGCTGTTACGCACAGGGCATTGGACCGCACCCGCGCCAGGCCGCTTTCCAGGGCCTCTTCTTGCTCTATAACTTGG ACTCTGAGGAGGCCTTACATGAGGTTCTACAGCTGCCCGCCACCCTGCGAGCCTGCTCGCCCCTGCGCACCGCCCTGGCTGTTGCTGCAGCCTTCCGTGAAGGCAACGCTGCCCGCCTGTTCCGTCTGCTTCGAACCCTGCCCTACCTACCAAGCTGCGCAGTGCAGGGCCACCTGAGTCATGCCCGCAGGGCAGCCCTGGCCCGACTCTCCCAGGCCCTGAGCACCCCCAAAGGACAGACCTTGTCTCTGGGCTTCATAGTGCATCTACTGGCCCTGGATGGATCCCATGAAGCACGGGAGCTGTGTCAGGCCCATGGGCTGTCCTTGGACGGAAAAGACAGAGTTGTGTTCTTAAGAGGTAGCTACTCTGAAAAAGGGTTGCCACCAGCCAGTACCTGCCACTTGTTAGTGGGGAGCAAGCTGCGAGGGCGAACACTGGAGGAGGTGGTCAtggcagaagaggaagaagaggatatGCTCAGGCCTGGGTCCCCAGCCTGA